The following proteins come from a genomic window of Archocentrus centrarchus isolate MPI-CPG fArcCen1 chromosome 3, fArcCen1, whole genome shotgun sequence:
- the emilin1b gene encoding EMILIN-1b yields the protein MAALPLLLLLVLWTCGHAKGAFPLRQSYNLYTNGHAHGARAASRHRNWCAFVVTKTVSCVVEDGVETYVKPDYHPCSWGSGQCSRVVVYRTYMRPRYKVAYKMVTEMEWKCCHGYSGEDCNNGPAGGAGTQISTTRPQPGQGGGTSYGQGGGGGGSQGGGGSGSGQSGDNEKVRQLEEKIQSLTKNLQDLQSNMSTMKERFQEEVGKNGFGGGSSGGRNPADAAQPEIKQTIHSIQTKLDQLDNRTQAHDKTLVSINNHLVNGKGNELEGGVTGGGLSEGRLNSLKEEILRELERRVSLSCSSCQAGVEDLRRQQQEDRERIRALEKQLNAMDVRYQQSLDGLRREVVRSQGCCDIISDLQERVTDAERKISSVSENFDVLQNRLDKELSGAGGSSGSQNTGFGGGGLAGGGGTGGRGTDTPVTEKSLDDRLKDLERRVNNTVQQTEESCSYLENNVKDYFHRELGELRTVFLDRFDDQADRITDVELDVEQVKYSISEHDKRLLTLENTTSHMNRRLEECGCVGSEGGGGGREGGGRGQGGGGGERGTTGEGKDGDDRGDGGGRWGTGGGGTTGGGGRWGGAGGGLSGTGGERENSTKKSLEWRVVANEDQIRHFNTRLKDLSMSGDSLFDKVVDLTHDVGKIKALTGDHGEHFNRIVTEVEMLGQDCELCGKLEEELQKMKNQSQHALSNIHNHITRIQNRLDSEGDSCFQMCSDLQREVGLLRDDVRRCTSQCKSSPDNPTGGESGRGGGTDGSSGQLAPVDGHSVIEGINNNHLKTLQGELSSVILTFSSINDTLKGVEHTMQKHGSVITDLGNTKDKIISELDKIQQEVTEHIEDNRDRLDKMDRDIRRFESTLLEVGDCKRSGDGLEKRLSKLEGICGRLDGVSDSILKIKDGLNQHVSSLWTCVSGLNETIIRHGGLLDFIQNGQDDIHRRVKNLNSSLNQVSRDLQSLSEHELTGPPGPQGPPGERGFKGLPGLPGSPGLPGRQGEIGPRGPPGPKGETGFPGADAHIPRLSFSAALTVPMDRAGTIVFDKVFDNVGDFYNHRTGIFTAPVDGHYYFSAVLTGHRNEKIEAVLSKSNYGMARVDSGGYQPEGLENNPVAEAKVSPGSLAVFSIILPLQTRDTVCIDLVMGKLAHSVEPLTIFNGMLLYEDM from the exons GAACTGGTGTGCGTTTGTGGTCACAAAGACGGTGAGTTGTGTGGTTGAGGATGGAGTTGAAACCTACGTGAAGCCTGATTATCACCCCTGCAGCTGGGGGAGCGGACAGTGCAGCCGGGTGGTGGt GTATCGGACCTACATGAGGCCACGCTACAAAGTCGCCTACAAGATGGTGACAGAGATGGAGTGGAAGTGTTGCCATGGTTACAGTGGCGAGGACTGTAACAATGGTCCAGCAGGTGGCGCAGGAACGCAGATATCCACCACCAGACCTCAGCCCGGACAGGGAGGAGGGACGAGCTATGGACAGGGGGGCGGAGGCGGTGGCAGTCAGGGGGGAGGCGGTTCTGGATCTGGACAGTCTGGCG ATAACGAGaaggtgaggcagctggaggagAAGATCCAAAGTCTGACCAAAAATCTCCAGGACCTGCAGTCCAACATGAGCACCATGAAGGAACGCTTTCAGGAGGAGGTCGGCAAAAACGGATTTGGTGGAGGAAGCTCAGGAGGAAGAAACCCCGCCGATGCCGCTCAGCCGGAGATTAAACAGACAATTCACAGCATTCAGACCAAACTGGACCAACTGGACAACCGCACACAG GCTCATGATAAAACTCTGGTCAGCATCAACAACCACCTGGTGAACGGGAAAGGTAATGAGCTGGAGGGAGGCGTGACTGGAGGAGGACTGAGTGAAGGGAGGCTGAACTCACTGAAGGAGGAGATCCTGAGGGAGCTCGAGAGGAGGGTGTCGCTGTCCTGCTCCTCCTGCCAG GCTGGCGTGGAGGATCTGcgcagacagcagcaggaggaccGTGAGCGGATTCGAGCTCTGGAGAAGCAGCTGAACGCTATGGACGTCCGGTATCAGCAGAGCCTGGACGGGCTGCGGCGGGAAGTGGTGCGTTCTCAGGGATGCTGCGACATCATCAGCGACCTCCAAGAGCGCGTGACTGATGCTGAACGCAAGATCAGCTCGGTCTCTGAGAACTTTGATGTCCTGCAGAACCGCCTGGACAAGGAGCTCAGCGGGGCAGGGGGCAGCAGTGGCAGTCAAAACACTGGGTTTGGTGGAGGAGGGctggctggtggtggtggaacTGGCGGGCGTGGTACGGACACCCCGGTGACGGAGAAAAGCCTGGACGACCGACTGAAGGATCTGGAGCGGCGGGTCAACAACACTGTGCAGCAAACCGAGGAGAGCTGCTCATACCTGGAGAACAACGTGAAAGATTACTTCCACAGAGAACTCGGGGAGCTGAGGACCGTGTTTCTGGACCGGTTCGATGACCAAGCCGACAGGATCACAGACGTGGAGCTGGACGTGGAGCAGGTGAAGTACAGCATAAGTGAACATGACAAGAGGCTGTTGACACTGGAAAACACCACCTCCCACATGAACCGGAGGCTGGAGGagtgtggctgtgtagggtctgaaggaggaggaggaggaagagagggaggtgGCAGGggacaaggaggaggaggaggagagcgtGGAACTACAGGAGAAGGAAAAGACGGGGATGACAGAGGGGATGGAGGTGGGAGGTGGGGAACCGGAGGGGGAGGAACTACGGGAGGAGGAGGACGGTGGGGAGGTGCAGGGGGAGGATTATCAGGAAcgggaggagaaagagaaaattcAACTAAGAAGTCTCTGGAGTGGCGAGTGGTGGCCAATGAGGATCAGATTCGACATTTCAACACTCGACTCAAAGACCTGTCGATGTCCGGAGACTCTCTGTTTGACAAG GTTGTGGACCTGACCCACGACGTCGGTAAGATCAAGGCCCTGACCGGTGATCACGGAGAACACTTCAACCGAATCGTGACAGAGGTGGAGATGCTGGGTCAGGACTGCGAGCTGTGCGGGAAGTtggaggaggagctgcagaagATGAAGAATCAATCCCAGCATGCACTATCAAACATCCACAACCACATCACCAGAATCCAGAACAGACTGGACTCGGAGGGAGACAGCTGCTTCCAGATGTGCTCCGACCTGCAGAGGGAAGTCGGCCTTCTGAGAGACGATGTCAGGAGGTGCACCAGCCAATGTAAGAGCAGCCCGGACAATCCCACAG GTGGAGAGTCTGGCAGAGGTGGTGGCACGGATGGCAGCAGTGGACAGCTGGCTCCTGTAGACGGCCACAGCGTGATTGAAGGCATCAACAACAACCACCTGAAAACGCTGCAGGGCGAACTGTCCAGTGTCATCCTCACCTTCAGCTCCATCAACGACACCCTGAAAGGCGTGGAACACACGATGCAGAAACATGGCAGCGTCATCACAGACCTCG GAAATACGAAGGATAAGATCATCTCTGAGCTCGACAAAATCCAGCAGGAGGTGACAGAGCACATCGAAGACAACCGGGACCGTCTGGATAAGATGGACAGGGACATTCGGCGATTTGAGAGTACGCTGCTTGAGGTGGGCGACTGTAAGCGGTCTGGAGATGGGCTTGAGAAGAGGCTGTCGAAGCTGGAGGGAATCTGTGGGCGGCTGGACGGTGTCTCTGACTCCATCCTCAAAATCAAGGACG GACTGAACCAGCATGTTTCCAGTTTGTGGACGTGCGTTTCTGGCCTGAATGAGACGATCATCCGTCACGGAGGACTCCTGGACTTCATCCAGAACGGCCAGGACGACATCCACCGCAGAGTGAAGAACCTGAACTCGAGCTTAAACCAGGTCTCCAGAGACCTGCAGAGTTTGTCGGAGCATGAACTGACTG GCCCACCAGGACCTCAAGGACCCCCAGGAGAGAGAGGCTTCAAAGGGCTTCCTGGTCTCCCAGGGTCCCCTGGACTTCCAGGACGACAAGGAGAAATTGGTCCCCGCGGTCCGCCCG GTCCCAAAGGGGAGACAG GTTTTCCTGGTGCTGATGCTCACATCCCCAGACTGTCGTTCTCAGCTGCTTTAACTGTCCCCATGGACAGAGCGGGAACCATCGTCTTTGACAAGGTCTTTGACAATGTAGGAGATTTCTACAACCACAGAACAG GTATCTTCACCGCCCCTGTAGATGGACATTACTACTTCAGCGCCGTCCTGACAGGTCATAGGAATGAAAAGATCGAGGCAGTCCTGTCGAAGTCTAACTACGGCATGGCCCGCGTGGACTCTGGAGGCTATCAGCCCGAAGGCTTGGAGAACAACCCCGTGGCCGAAGCTAAAGTCAGCCCGGGCTCTCTGGCAGTCTTCAGCATCATCCTGCCTCTGCAGACTCGGGACACGGTGTGCATCGACCTGGTGATGGGCAAACTGGCTCACTCCGTGGAGCCCCTCACCATCTTCAACGGCATGCTGCTGTATGAAGATATGTGA